The Odocoileus virginianus isolate 20LAN1187 ecotype Illinois chromosome 3, Ovbor_1.2, whole genome shotgun sequence genome includes a window with the following:
- the LOC139032211 gene encoding uncharacterized protein, which produces MKSSMDVLEIVTCILLILVSFVGNLCLFYSTRKCMTGRPETSFLLIFSLVFVHLIKNLVVNVMKIVYSSGCTLDSAGCKVLRFTAALTTSLAIWFMLHFALLYHQKLYQTLHPLSEPPNPDHQKRSLKVVSALWMTGVAVYLPVLLYTRKSEYLNAGNDTDPLSANRIHMDCLTDFGNKQVEFYYEDVFLVLIDILPLATLVFVCFWMSFLLSERKKMTYGDVWIGDDDSEIEILRGAKFSILLMWLITPLWISHFILVYFLKGLAVCVFFPAVLTALSSGFSALSPFLLMLVNYRIKLVSFCDAKEKKPTPQPANVILSPYA; this is translated from the coding sequence ATGAAGTCCTCTATGGATGTGCTTGAAATCGTCACTTGCATCCTTCTAATCCTTGTGAGCTTTGTTGGAAAcctgtgtttattttattctacAAGAAAGTGTATGACCGGGCGTCCAGAGACATCCTTTCTTCTGATTTTCAGTCTTGTATTTGTCCACCTCATTAAGAACTTGGTGGTGAATGTCATGAAAATTGTTTATTCTTCTGGTTGCACGTTGGATTCAGCTGGCTGCAAAGTCCTGCGCTTCACGGCAGCCCTGACGACATCCCTGGCCATCTGGTTCATGTTACATTTCGCGTTGCTCTACCACCAGAAGCTGTACCAGACTCTCCACCCGTTGAGTGAGCCTCCAAACCCGGACCATCAGAAGCGTTCCTTAAAGGTGGTTTCTGCACTTTGGATGACAGGCGTGGCAGTGTACCTTCCAGTCTTACTCTATACTAGAAAATCAGAATACCTGAATGCAGGAAATGATACAGACCCCTTGTCTGCAAACAGGATTCACATGGATTGCTTAACTGACTTTGGAAACAAGCAAGTAGAATTTTACTATGAGGACGTGTTTTTGGTTCTAATTGACATTCTCCCTTTAGCCACCTTAGTCTTTGTCTGTTTCTGGATGTCTTTTCTGCTTTCGGAGAGAAAGAAGATGACATATGGTGACGTCTGGATTGGAGACGATGATTCAGAAATTGAAATCCTTAGAGGGGCCAAGTTTAGTATTTTATTAATGTGGCTGATCACTCCACTTTGGATTTCTCATTTTATCTTAGTCTATTTCTTGAAAGGCTTGGcagtctgtgtcttttttccAGCTGTTCTCACAGCCCTCTCTTCAGGCTTCTCTGCGCTCAGTCCTTTCCTGCTTATGTTGGTGAATTACAGAATAAAGTTGGTGTCTTTCTGTGATGCCAAAGAGAAAAAACCCACACCACAGCCTGCAAATGTTATTCTCTCTCCATATGCTTAA